One segment of bacterium DNA contains the following:
- a CDS encoding SRPBCC family protein gives MAENVATDNALTVTLPSDREVVMTRSFDAPRDLVFKAYVDPDLIPQWWGPKIYTTKVEKMDVKPGGTWRFVQRGPDGKEYAFHGTYQTVTPPERIVSTFEFEPMPGHVIIDTITFEEQDKKTILKTRALFQSVQDRDGMLNSGMEQGMAESMDRLAALLAQSRSE, from the coding sequence ATGGCAGAAAATGTGGCAACAGACAATGCCTTGACCGTGACCCTGCCGTCGGATCGGGAGGTTGTTATGACGCGAAGCTTCGATGCGCCCCGTGACCTCGTGTTCAAGGCTTATGTGGATCCCGACCTCATTCCACAGTGGTGGGGGCCGAAAATTTACACCACCAAAGTGGAGAAGATGGATGTGAAGCCCGGTGGCACATGGCGCTTCGTGCAGCGCGGACCGGACGGCAAAGAGTACGCGTTTCACGGCACCTATCAGACCGTCACGCCGCCCGAGCGTATCGTCTCCACCTTTGAATTCGAACCAATGCCCGGCCACGTGATCATCGACACGATTACCTTTGAAGAGCAGGACAAAAAGACCATCCTGAAAACCCGGGCGCTCTTTCAATCGGTGCAGGATCGGGATGGCATGCTGAACTCCGGCATGGAGCAAGGGATGGCTGAATCTATGGATCGTCTGGCGGCTCTTCTGGCGCAAAGCAGGAGCGAGTGA